The following proteins are encoded in a genomic region of Hippocampus zosterae strain Florida chromosome 2, ASM2543408v3, whole genome shotgun sequence:
- the LOC127596865 gene encoding RING finger protein 223 — protein sequence MEQSPQIWHTQVDHPEATGEPRKKMSIASQLECPICYNTYDNVFKTPKLLTCTHTFCLECLSRLMAISPAEHDGAAPGTLQLFCPFCRHSTTLPEGGPPSLPTNHEMLHKLPGHQQQEEPVWLDGEKLCYKSNRPASDSLSALCVCIDIGADKRGGAPVQSPSQNLGLLDRMADWKRMTLFVVLMVLLIIVVLWPLQCIFSTGNMRCMQMVRPNRTAVTATMVPAFDPLN from the coding sequence ATGGAACAGTCGCCGCAGATTTGGCACACGCAGGTGGACCACCCGGAGGCTACCGGCGAGCCCCGAAAGAAGATGTCCATCGCGAGCCAGCTGGAGTGCCCCATCTGCTACAACACCTACGACAACGTCTTCAAAACCCCAAAGTTGTTGACGTGCACTCACACCTTCTGCCTGGAGTGCCTCTCCCGCCTCATGGCCATCTCGCCGGCCGAGCACGACGGCGCCGCTCCGGGGACGTTGCAACTCTTTTGCCCTTTCTGCCGCCATAGCACCACTTTGCCAGAAGGGGGCCCCCCGTCTCTGCCCACCAACCACGAAATGCTGCACAAGCTGCCCGGTCaccagcagcaggaggagccCGTTTGGCTGGACGGGGAGAAGCTGTGTTACAAAAGCAACAGGCCGGCGTCCGACAGCCTCTCGGCTTTGTGCGTCTGCATCGACATTGGCGCCGACAAGCGGGGCGGCGCTCCGGTTCAGTCGCCGTCTCAGAATTTAGGCCTGCTGGACCGGATGGCAGACTGGAAGCGGATGACGCTCTTCGTGGTGCTTATGGTGCTGCTGATAATTGTGGTGCTGTGGCCGCTGCAGTGTATATTCAGCACTGGAAACATGCGATGTATGCAGATGGTCCGCCCGAACCGCACCGCCGTCACCGCGACCATGGTCCCCGCTTTTGACCCACTCAACTGA